One part of the Candidatus Hydrogenedentota bacterium genome encodes these proteins:
- a CDS encoding dienelactone hydrolase family protein: MKCCEPFVLITCLLSAGASAQAPAPNPLMEAPPVESSWTDLTDGLESKADWEARRPAIKQAFLDLLRDQHKPEKPPLDVQEHESAVVDGVYTRKLISYAVEAGERAYAYLGIPLAGEAPFPAVVALHGTFDEGGKQAAGLVDDSTKAYLDHLSRRGYVAIAPEHFVSGHRIPEKGSYDTSAFHEKHPEWTAVGKFTYEHSIAIDVLETLPEVDSDRIGALGHSLGGHGTIFLAAYDERVKAGASNCSAPSFRHNPAVLNWSRDRWYVYFKHLRPGLLNNELPPIDFHHMVALVAPRAMLQIDGLNDGNPATQRQRVLMMLATADLYEIAGAPENYAFFVHGRGHSVPHESRALMYAWMDTYLKPPEATATQLVAE; this comes from the coding sequence ATGAAATGTTGTGAACCGTTCGTGCTCATTACTTGTCTGTTGTCTGCGGGTGCATCCGCACAGGCCCCGGCGCCCAACCCCCTGATGGAGGCGCCGCCGGTTGAATCCTCGTGGACCGACCTCACGGACGGCCTCGAATCGAAGGCGGACTGGGAAGCGCGGCGCCCGGCGATCAAGCAGGCCTTTCTCGATCTGCTCCGCGACCAGCACAAGCCCGAGAAGCCGCCGCTGGACGTTCAGGAGCACGAGAGCGCCGTGGTGGATGGCGTCTACACCCGCAAGCTGATCAGCTACGCCGTGGAAGCGGGCGAACGGGCCTATGCGTACCTCGGCATCCCGCTGGCCGGCGAGGCCCCGTTTCCCGCGGTGGTGGCGCTGCACGGCACCTTCGACGAAGGCGGAAAGCAGGCCGCTGGGCTGGTGGATGATTCCACCAAGGCCTACCTCGATCACCTGAGCCGGCGCGGCTATGTGGCGATCGCGCCGGAGCACTTCGTTTCGGGCCACCGCATCCCCGAGAAGGGCTCCTACGACACATCAGCGTTCCACGAGAAGCACCCGGAGTGGACGGCGGTGGGCAAGTTCACCTACGAGCACAGCATCGCCATCGATGTGCTCGAAACGCTGCCAGAGGTGGACTCGGACCGCATCGGCGCGCTGGGCCACTCCCTCGGCGGGCACGGAACCATCTTCCTGGCGGCCTACGACGAGCGCGTGAAGGCGGGCGCCTCGAATTGCTCGGCGCCGTCCTTCCGGCACAACCCGGCCGTGCTCAACTGGTCGCGTGATCGCTGGTATGTCTACTTCAAGCACCTGCGCCCGGGCCTGCTGAACAACGAACTGCCGCCGATCGATTTCCACCACATGGTCGCGCTGGTGGCGCCCCGGGCGATGTTGCAGATTGACGGGCTGAACGACGGCAACCCGGCGACGCAGCGCCAGCGGGTGCTGATGATGCTTGCAACAGCGGACCTCTACGAGATCGCGGGCGCGCCGGAGAACTACGCGTTTTTCGTACACGGGCGGGGCCACAGCGTGCCGCACGAGTCGCGTGCGCTGATGTACGCGTGGATGGACACGTACCTCAAGCCGCCCGAGGCCACGGCGACCCAACTCGTCGCGGAGTAG
- a CDS encoding type II toxin-antitoxin system HicB family antitoxin has translation MGKLAYRIHLEPEPEGGFTVTVPSLPGCVTWGEDYEHAMAMAKEAIEGHIEVLSELGQPVPQESFAEPIDVVVEVTTPAAV, from the coding sequence ATGGGCAAACTTGCGTACCGCATTCATCTGGAGCCGGAGCCCGAAGGCGGTTTCACGGTCACGGTACCCTCACTCCCGGGGTGCGTGACCTGGGGCGAAGACTACGAGCATGCGATGGCTATGGCGAAAGAAGCCATTGAGGGGCATATCGAGGTCCTTTCGGAACTCGGTCAGCCTGTTCCTCAGGAATCATTTGCGGAGCCTATCGATGTTGTCGTCGAGGTTACAACGCCTGCCGCCGTATGA
- a CDS encoding type II toxin-antitoxin system HicA family toxin has product MSRLPSLVPRDVVAALKKAGFKERRQRGSHLLLHNPNRGARVIVPVHTRELPRGTLKSIIAQSGLSVDEFIELL; this is encoded by the coding sequence GTGAGCAGGTTGCCGTCACTTGTGCCCAGAGACGTGGTTGCGGCGCTGAAAAAAGCTGGGTTCAAAGAGCGGCGCCAGCGCGGCAGCCATCTTCTGCTGCACAATCCCAACAGAGGGGCGCGGGTGATTGTTCCTGTCCATACCCGCGAACTGCCGAGGGGAACACTGAAATCGATAATTGCACAGAGCGGACTGTCGGTCGACGAATTCATTGAACTACTGTAG
- a CDS encoding type II toxin-antitoxin system HicA family toxin, whose translation MSRLPSLTAREVIAALKKAGFKEIRQRGSHLHLWHPVRERLVTVPAHARELPRGTLKSIVRQSDLAEDEFNDLL comes from the coding sequence ATGAGTCGCCTGCCGTCCCTCACCGCACGCGAGGTCATCGCGGCACTGAAGAAGGCCGGATTCAAAGAAATCCGGCAGCGCGGCAGCCACCTCCATCTTTGGCATCCTGTGCGTGAGCGCCTCGTCACGGTTCCGGCTCATGCCCGCGAATTGCCACGGGGAACGCTGAAGTCCATTGTTCGCCAGAGCGATCTTGCAGAGGACGAATTCAATGACTTGCTCTAG
- a CDS encoding type II toxin-antitoxin system HicB family antitoxin: MAKHAYRIHLEPEPEGGYTVTVPSLPGCVTWGEDYDHAMAMAKEAIGLYLEVLVEDGMPIPHDQISAPVDTVIHIEPPAVA; this comes from the coding sequence ATGGCGAAACACGCGTACCGAATACACCTAGAGCCGGAACCGGAGGGCGGCTACACGGTGACCGTCCCCTCGCTGCCCGGATGTGTAACCTGGGGCGAAGACTACGATCACGCGATGGCCATGGCGAAAGAGGCCATTGGATTGTACCTGGAGGTTCTCGTGGAAGACGGAATGCCCATCCCGCATGATCAAATTAGCGCTCCGGTAGACACGGTCATCCATATCGAACCACCGGCGGTTGCGTGA